One part of the Candidatus Neomarinimicrobiota bacterium genome encodes these proteins:
- a CDS encoding glutamate mutase L, protein MEELTVKPENIQSILATDCGSTTTKAILIEKRGDEYRLVTRGEAPTTVEAPFEDVTKGVLNAVKEVEELRGRTILDDDKIISPQKGDTGVDIYISTSSAGGGLQMLVAGVVKAMSAESAERAALGAGAIVMDVLASNDSRMPHEKISRIRHLRPDMILLSGGVDGGTISHVVEMAELLRASNPKPRLGINYRLPVIYAGNKKAAPEIEKNLSEVTDLSVVPNLRPVLERENLGPARDKIHDLFMEHVMAQAPGYKKLMDMTNAPIMPTPGAVGSIIQVIARNEDISVVGVDIGGATTDVFSVFKDPDSGKPVFNRTVSANLGMSYSISNVLAEAKLENILRWVPFDINETDLRNRIGNKMIRPTTIPQSLEELKIEQAIAREALRLSFVQHKSFAVGLKGVQKERTISDTFDQSSTGETLVNMMDLDLLVGSGGVLSHAPRRHQSARMMIDAFLPEGITQLAVDSIFMMPQLGVLASVHEKAATEVFNKDCLLRLGTCIAPVGSVKPGKDFVTVKLELPEGKVFNQAIPFGDMILIEAPYTPVKAEIIPVRGVDVGDGPGNAIRTTVYGGLVGIIIDARGRNPFMLPANLAERVKKLQVWSQAVKEFES, encoded by the coding sequence ATGGAAGAACTGACTGTGAAACCTGAAAATATTCAATCAATCCTTGCAACAGATTGCGGAAGTACTACAACAAAAGCAATTCTGATTGAAAAACGGGGAGATGAATACCGACTTGTGACGCGGGGTGAAGCTCCGACAACTGTGGAAGCACCTTTTGAGGATGTAACAAAAGGTGTGTTGAACGCTGTAAAGGAAGTGGAAGAGCTTCGGGGACGGACTATCCTGGATGACGACAAGATTATAAGTCCGCAAAAGGGGGATACAGGTGTGGATATCTACATCTCCACCAGTTCTGCCGGCGGAGGTCTCCAGATGCTGGTGGCCGGTGTGGTAAAGGCTATGAGTGCTGAATCGGCAGAGCGTGCTGCCCTGGGAGCTGGAGCCATTGTCATGGATGTTTTGGCCTCCAATGACAGCCGGATGCCCCATGAAAAAATATCCCGTATCCGACATCTGCGTCCGGACATGATCCTTCTCTCCGGAGGAGTAGATGGAGGTACCATCAGTCATGTGGTGGAAATGGCCGAATTATTGCGTGCATCCAACCCCAAACCCCGGCTCGGTATAAATTATCGTCTTCCCGTGATTTACGCGGGGAATAAAAAGGCAGCACCGGAAATTGAAAAGAATTTAAGTGAGGTGACGGATCTGAGTGTCGTACCTAATCTGAGACCGGTTTTGGAACGGGAAAATCTGGGGCCGGCACGGGATAAAATTCATGACCTGTTTATGGAGCATGTGATGGCTCAGGCTCCGGGATATAAGAAGCTCATGGATATGACCAATGCACCCATCATGCCCACACCGGGAGCTGTGGGATCCATTATTCAGGTCATTGCCCGGAATGAGGACATTTCTGTTGTAGGTGTGGATATCGGCGGAGCAACGACAGATGTTTTCTCCGTTTTCAAAGACCCGGATTCCGGCAAACCGGTTTTCAACCGGACGGTCAGTGCCAATCTGGGGATGAGTTATTCCATTTCCAATGTGCTTGCCGAAGCTAAGCTTGAGAATATTCTGCGCTGGGTTCCCTTTGATATCAACGAAACAGATTTACGGAACCGGATTGGCAATAAAATGATCCGACCGACCACTATCCCCCAGAGTCTGGAAGAATTGAAAATTGAGCAGGCAATTGCCCGGGAAGCCCTAAGGCTTTCTTTTGTGCAGCATAAATCCTTTGCCGTGGGACTGAAGGGGGTCCAGAAAGAAAGGACGATTTCAGATACCTTTGACCAGTCCTCCACGGGGGAAACACTGGTGAATATGATGGATCTGGATCTGCTGGTCGGCAGCGGCGGTGTTTTATCCCATGCACCCCGGCGCCATCAATCCGCCCGGATGATGATCGATGCTTTTCTCCCCGAAGGGATCACACAGTTGGCCGTGGACAGTATTTTTATGATGCCTCAATTGGGTGTTTTGGCCAGTGTTCATGAAAAAGCGGCGACAGAAGTCTTTAATAAAGATTGTCTCCTGCGCCTGGGGACCTGCATTGCTCCCGTCGGTTCGGTAAAACCGGGTAAGGATTTTGTGACGGTAAAACTGGAACTCCCGGAAGGGAAAGTTTTCAATCAGGCAATTCCCTTTGGTGATATGATTTTGATTGAAGCACCGTACACGCCCGTTAAAGCTGAAATTATTCCGGTCCGGGGCGTGGATGTGGGCGATGGTCCGGGAAATGCCATTCGAACTACAGTTTATGGCGGATTGGTGGGTATCATCATTGATGCCCGGGGCAGGAATCCCTTCATGCTTCCTGCCAATCTCGCAGAAAGGGTTAAAAAACTCCAGGTCTGGAGTCAGGCAGTGAAAGAATTTGAAAGCTAA
- a CDS encoding phosphatidate cytidylyltransferase gives MMRHKSNTSLFNRVLISVIGIPVILALIAAGGVWFVSFIAIAVLLCSYEFLTLLKIPGRTGIFFLSLFNAGLVYLAYYGGMMWVYPALLGAWSVTVLLMMFRRPLSEFNTVLYAGASMIYPTLALTSLALIRGISLQTGWDSFEGARILYIMLAMIWICDTLAYFLGSAYGTVKLSPTISPNKTWEGAIAGFIGSLVVGLVAARYGWIKSFTWWDYLVLLLIAGIFGQLGDLVESALKRHIGVKDTSRLLLDHGGALDRLDSLAFTGPIVYFYLLIRFV, from the coding sequence ATGATGAGACATAAATCGAATACATCCCTGTTCAACCGTGTACTGATATCCGTGATTGGTATTCCGGTTATTTTGGCCCTGATTGCTGCAGGGGGTGTATGGTTTGTATCCTTTATTGCCATCGCCGTCCTTTTGTGCTCATACGAATTCCTGACACTGTTGAAAATCCCTGGAAGAACGGGGATTTTCTTTTTATCCCTCTTCAATGCCGGACTGGTTTATCTGGCATATTACGGGGGAATGATGTGGGTTTATCCGGCTCTTTTGGGGGCATGGTCTGTAACTGTTTTGCTGATGATGTTCCGAAGACCTTTGTCGGAATTTAACACGGTATTGTATGCCGGTGCGTCCATGATTTACCCGACCCTTGCCCTGACAAGTCTGGCCCTGATACGGGGGATATCCCTGCAAACAGGGTGGGATTCCTTTGAAGGGGCAAGAATTCTCTATATTATGCTGGCAATGATCTGGATTTGTGATACCCTGGCCTATTTTCTGGGCTCCGCTTACGGTACGGTGAAATTGAGCCCCACCATTAGCCCGAACAAGACCTGGGAAGGAGCGATTGCCGGTTTTATTGGGAGCCTGGTTGTCGGTCTCGTGGCAGCCCGCTATGGTTGGATCAAGAGCTTTACCTGGTGGGATTATCTGGTGCTGTTATTAATAGCCGGGATTTTTGGTCAATTGGGTGATCTGGTGGAATCTGCTCTGAAGCGTCATATCGGCGTAAAAGACACCTCCCGGTTGTTATTGGATCACGGGGGAGCCCTGGACCGTTTGGATAGTCTGGCTTTTACAGGTCCGATTGTCTATTTTTATTTGTTAATCCGTTTTGTTTAA